A region from the Riemerella anatipestifer genome encodes:
- the sprA gene encoding cell surface protein SprA, whose protein sequence is MKPHHHNYALHKLLWVLGFVFFSNLTYSQTEKDTPNSQPQLSLPNPVRYEAFYDVKEGVYFLYPKVGNVVTGTPIVMTPSEYGAYVKSIGLRNYYQEKSLQYDLANNVKEPKDAEKKKLLPSINIKNKLFETIFGGNKIELIPQGFASFDLGGLYQRIDNPLILPQNRKNFAFNIQQRIQLGILGKVGENLQLKANYDTQSGFAFENRLNLAWRAKGTWKDLQSKTLGESKRTGEDKIIKNVEFGNVNMPLSTSLMRGSQSLFGLKTEFQLGKTYGTLVLSQQQGEARTVVAQGGGVLNTFKINAIDYEDNQHYYLGQYFFQNYDNALANYPQINSKINITRIEVWVLDQTASNLQNQKSIVAVRDLGEGSAQYPNNTQNNLYQSISALAGIRDANTAYSTINQQSFPNASGTLETYTDGEQFIFNRRARRLNQNEFTFHPQLGYISLNQRLNDNQLLAVSYSYTVNGSNQVYKVGEFSEESSVLVTKLLKPNVLVKTTSPMWNLMMKNIYSLNANGVTSDKFFLNVYYRDPKNGKVNYLPNTPVQDTNLLKLLNWDRLNLNNDLQSNGSTLGDGLFDFVNGITIDPANGKLIFTKAQPFGSFMASTLGSNDPQFVFSELYQQQKQVATQNPLAQRYTIEGRYQGGQGQGISLGAINVPKGSVRVTANGAQLTEGVDYTVDYMLGQVTIINEALKQSGQAINISLENQMTFNTQRRRFWGLNLERKISDKFIIGATAMNYAERPLTQKVQMGQEAVNNTMLGMNVMYNNELPFLTRLTDKVPLINTEAPSYLNFKAEAAYLIPGQNKDINDQAYVDDFDQTTSKISLKEPALWALASKPEKNHNDIIFRNSALDNDVKNGYGRGLLSWYYIDPRFYGVGGKAPNGITADALSNHASRRVRMNELYNSRDFVAGDQTYTNTLDVTYYPTERGPYNLNPANESTAERWAGMMRPISVSNFTNANIEYVEFWLMDPYADGKMLGTNPKLLLHLGNISEDILKDGKLQYENGLPTPEAPARTSESNWGTQPDQQPVLYAFSSEGANRTAQDVGYDGLDNVQEATKFGTTFVNPVTNLTDPAADDFVFYLSTQFQGALASSVVERYRYFRNPDGNSKANSMEVSSQTPNTEDINGDFNLDQSESYNQYTINLDKANLVLGKNFIVDEKETEAKFQNGQTSRSKWFLFRIPVKQFDADAGEASDAILNNVRFARMILKGFDETSTLRFGTFDLVRSDWRKFTKNIAVINESEEGNYNIDNSNFDVGSVNLEENSKGTPPYVIPPGINRQVLSGTTGAQRQNEASLYLKATNLSKTSHASRGVFKNVALDMRRYEKLELFVHAEDLKDVTSNKLDQNAKFFIRLGSDAIDNYYEYEASLKYTAKNATSPLDIWPAENTINFNLKEFINAKLRRETAGISLDQRYKDQEYGDSHRAIFTKGRPSLGNISTIVIGVRNTGSDSKDLVLWVNEIRLSGIENKGGYAANANLNFNLGDFANVNANAAISTIGFGSIDQKPTQRQQTQNTAFSINTTVNVDKFLPEKAGMKIPVNYSYTQTIEDPKYNPLNDDVLFNEDPKKDQLKQVVRTYTQQRSFGVVNMRKERVNSDKKPKFYDVENLALTAVYHDDYYRDIYTKKNYRQNLKAYIDYNYNFKPWVIKPFNKVISDTAKIVPYVKWIKEFNINPIPTRFSFRTELDRNYSELEFRNIEALLNGNGSQNFDVLKNRNFFFGWQYNLGFNFTKSFKAEIFSATRTLNDDWAVNTMDTRSIFQNPFKVGRPVLYNHRIQFNYRLPFEHFPYLDFINAELGYGLQYNWNARSTVLLNSANGNLGNVAQNTNNKVATASVDIPLLLGKFKYFKKLDSIRQGRNREIDSLNQVYEKAFANENSRKRFKFKSYRFKNQLSLTQKVMSALTSIKQANLNFNENNGTVLPGILSEPNFFGIGRRGFGGPTSGFLLGSQADIRRLAVENNWVTQSEYLNDPYTQMSNRNVTANIVIEPIKNLRVDVNFLQTYNKMLTHGGFNIDLDGNRANGIQFSFANEMISYSNTEFLLGTTLKNSTDIFNDIKARAREFSRLNSGNLMTDGFVEGYSIANTYVLVPAFRSALSGKSVSMKNPTRPNFPLPNWRLTYSGLRNIPFINSQFEKFDIQHAYTSTYTATGIQSNIDYYNNPNALDVRGNRLNPYVFSQAMFVEEFAPFVGADVTMRNHMQFRAHYNRNRMFLLGLVNQTLTEDSGSEYVLGFGYILKDLKLKLRYKGKSKDIKSDLNVRADFSLRDNKTSIINILKDDAQVTGGQRLLGIKVSADYNMSQNFNIRFFYDQLMTKYKISTAFPLSTVRAGLSATFTFGGNGM, encoded by the coding sequence GTGAAGCCACATCATCATAATTACGCCCTACATAAATTACTATGGGTTTTAGGGTTTGTGTTCTTTAGTAACCTTACCTACTCCCAAACAGAAAAAGACACTCCAAATTCTCAACCTCAACTTAGCCTTCCAAATCCTGTTCGATATGAGGCTTTTTACGATGTAAAAGAAGGCGTTTATTTCCTTTATCCTAAGGTAGGAAACGTGGTTACAGGCACACCTATCGTAATGACTCCTTCGGAATATGGTGCTTATGTAAAATCTATTGGGTTACGAAATTATTACCAAGAAAAATCACTCCAATATGACTTGGCTAATAATGTAAAAGAGCCAAAAGATGCAGAGAAAAAAAAGCTTCTTCCTAGCATCAACATAAAGAACAAACTGTTTGAAACTATTTTTGGAGGTAATAAAATAGAGCTTATTCCACAGGGATTTGCTTCTTTTGATTTAGGTGGACTTTACCAAAGAATTGACAATCCGCTTATTTTACCACAAAACAGAAAGAATTTTGCATTTAATATTCAGCAGAGAATACAGCTAGGCATACTTGGTAAGGTAGGCGAAAACTTACAACTAAAAGCCAACTACGATACCCAAAGCGGTTTCGCTTTTGAAAATAGACTTAATCTAGCATGGCGTGCAAAGGGTACTTGGAAAGACCTACAATCCAAAACATTAGGAGAAAGCAAAAGAACAGGTGAGGATAAAATCATCAAGAATGTAGAATTTGGTAATGTTAATATGCCTCTATCTACTAGTCTTATGCGAGGCTCACAATCGTTATTTGGTTTAAAAACTGAATTTCAGTTGGGCAAAACTTACGGTACATTAGTCCTTTCTCAACAACAAGGAGAAGCAAGAACTGTAGTGGCACAAGGTGGAGGTGTACTCAATACCTTTAAAATAAATGCCATAGACTACGAAGACAACCAGCACTATTATTTAGGACAATATTTCTTCCAAAATTACGACAATGCCTTAGCAAACTACCCTCAAATCAATTCTAAAATCAATATCACTCGTATAGAAGTTTGGGTTCTTGACCAAACAGCGAGTAACCTACAAAATCAAAAAAGTATAGTAGCCGTAAGAGATTTAGGGGAAGGTTCTGCACAATATCCAAATAACACACAAAACAATCTCTACCAAAGCATTAGTGCCTTAGCTGGTATCAGAGATGCTAATACAGCCTATTCTACTATCAATCAGCAATCATTTCCCAACGCTTCAGGTACTCTTGAAACTTATACAGACGGTGAACAGTTCATTTTTAACAGAAGAGCGAGAAGGCTTAATCAAAATGAATTTACATTTCACCCGCAACTAGGGTATATATCCTTAAACCAAAGGCTTAATGACAACCAGCTCTTAGCGGTTTCTTACTCTTACACCGTTAATGGTTCTAACCAAGTTTACAAAGTGGGAGAGTTTTCGGAGGAAAGTTCGGTTCTTGTAACCAAATTACTAAAGCCCAATGTTTTAGTAAAAACCACTTCTCCTATGTGGAACTTGATGATGAAAAACATCTATAGCCTTAATGCTAACGGGGTAACTTCGGATAAGTTCTTCCTCAATGTATATTATAGAGACCCTAAAAACGGTAAAGTTAACTATCTACCTAACACACCTGTACAAGACACCAACCTTTTAAAACTCCTAAATTGGGACAGGCTCAATCTCAATAATGACTTACAATCCAACGGAAGTACTTTAGGAGACGGTTTATTTGACTTTGTTAATGGCATTACCATAGACCCTGCCAATGGAAAGCTTATCTTTACCAAAGCTCAGCCTTTTGGTAGTTTTATGGCAAGTACTTTAGGGAGTAACGACCCTCAATTCGTATTCTCGGAATTGTACCAACAACAAAAGCAAGTAGCTACACAAAACCCTCTGGCACAAAGATATACCATAGAAGGACGCTACCAAGGTGGGCAAGGACAAGGCATTTCTCTAGGGGCGATAAATGTGCCTAAAGGCTCCGTACGAGTAACTGCCAACGGAGCTCAACTTACAGAAGGAGTAGATTATACCGTAGATTATATGCTAGGGCAAGTAACTATCATCAACGAAGCTCTTAAACAATCTGGACAAGCCATCAATATCTCTTTAGAAAACCAAATGACCTTTAATACCCAAAGACGAAGATTTTGGGGATTGAATTTGGAAAGAAAAATCAGTGATAAATTTATCATTGGGGCTACTGCGATGAATTATGCCGAAAGACCTCTTACCCAAAAAGTTCAGATGGGGCAAGAAGCAGTTAATAACACAATGTTGGGTATGAATGTTATGTATAATAACGAGTTACCTTTCCTTACAAGGCTTACTGATAAGGTTCCGCTCATCAATACCGAAGCACCATCTTACCTTAATTTTAAAGCAGAAGCAGCGTATCTTATCCCAGGGCAAAATAAGGATATTAACGACCAAGCCTATGTAGATGATTTTGACCAAACCACTTCAAAAATATCACTAAAAGAACCTGCTCTTTGGGCTTTAGCATCTAAACCGGAGAAAAACCACAATGATATTATATTCAGAAATTCAGCATTAGACAATGATGTTAAAAATGGCTATGGTAGAGGTCTATTATCTTGGTATTATATAGACCCTAGATTCTATGGTGTTGGCGGAAAAGCTCCTAATGGCATCACTGCTGATGCGTTGTCTAACCACGCATCACGCCGTGTGAGAATGAATGAACTTTACAACAGCAGAGATTTTGTTGCTGGTGACCAAACCTATACCAATACCTTAGACGTTACCTACTACCCTACCGAAAGAGGTCCATACAACCTAAATCCTGCCAACGAATCTACTGCGGAAAGATGGGCTGGTATGATGAGACCTATCTCTGTGTCTAACTTTACCAATGCCAATATTGAATATGTTGAATTTTGGCTAATGGATCCTTACGCTGATGGAAAAATGCTAGGTACCAACCCTAAATTACTACTTCATTTAGGAAATATATCAGAAGATATTCTGAAAGACGGTAAGCTACAATACGAAAACGGATTACCTACTCCAGAAGCTCCTGCAAGAACTTCCGAAAGTAATTGGGGAACTCAGCCAGACCAACAGCCTGTTCTATATGCCTTCTCTTCTGAAGGTGCTAATAGAACTGCACAAGATGTAGGTTATGATGGTTTAGACAATGTTCAGGAAGCCACTAAATTCGGCACAACTTTCGTCAATCCTGTGACTAATCTTACCGACCCTGCAGCAGACGACTTCGTGTTTTACCTTTCCACACAATTCCAAGGTGCTTTAGCTTCTTCGGTAGTAGAGCGTTACAGATATTTTAGAAATCCAGACGGAAACTCCAAAGCCAACTCAATGGAGGTATCGTCTCAAACACCTAACACTGAAGACATCAACGGTGATTTTAACTTAGACCAAAGCGAAAGTTATAACCAATACACCATCAATTTAGATAAAGCCAATTTAGTTTTAGGAAAAAACTTTATCGTAGATGAAAAGGAAACCGAAGCCAAATTCCAAAATGGACAAACTAGTAGAAGTAAATGGTTTTTATTCCGTATTCCTGTTAAACAGTTTGATGCTGATGCTGGAGAAGCTAGTGATGCTATCCTAAATAATGTAAGGTTTGCGAGAATGATTCTTAAAGGATTTGACGAAACCTCAACACTAAGATTTGGTACTTTTGATTTGGTAAGATCAGACTGGAGAAAATTCACTAAAAACATTGCAGTTATCAACGAATCTGAGGAAGGTAACTACAACATAGATAACTCTAACTTTGATGTAGGAAGTGTTAATTTAGAGGAAAACTCAAAAGGGACTCCACCTTATGTTATTCCTCCTGGCATAAACAGACAGGTACTAAGTGGAACTACTGGAGCACAAAGACAAAATGAGGCTTCTCTTTACTTAAAGGCAACCAATCTTTCTAAAACATCACACGCCTCTAGAGGAGTGTTTAAGAATGTAGCGTTGGATATGCGTCGTTACGAAAAATTAGAACTTTTTGTACACGCCGAAGACCTTAAAGATGTTACATCTAACAAGCTAGACCAAAATGCCAAGTTCTTCATCCGTCTAGGAAGTGATGCCATAGACAACTACTACGAGTATGAGGCTTCGCTAAAATACACCGCTAAAAACGCAACTTCTCCACTAGATATTTGGCCAGCTGAGAATACTATTAACTTTAATCTAAAAGAATTCATCAATGCCAAACTAAGAAGAGAAACCGCAGGGATAAGTCTAGACCAAAGGTATAAAGACCAAGAATATGGTGATAGTCACAGAGCTATATTTACCAAAGGACGCCCTAGTTTAGGTAACATTTCTACCATCGTGATTGGGGTAAGAAATACAGGTTCTGATTCTAAAGATTTAGTACTTTGGGTGAACGAAATTCGTCTTTCTGGAATAGAAAACAAAGGAGGCTATGCAGCCAACGCTAACCTCAACTTTAACCTAGGCGATTTTGCTAATGTAAATGCCAACGCTGCTATCTCTACCATAGGGTTTGGTTCTATAGACCAAAAACCTACTCAAAGACAGCAAACACAAAACACCGCATTCTCCATCAACACGACAGTAAATGTGGATAAATTCCTTCCTGAAAAAGCAGGAATGAAAATCCCAGTTAATTACTCTTACACCCAAACTATTGAGGACCCTAAATATAATCCTCTTAATGATGATGTCCTCTTTAATGAAGACCCCAAAAAAGACCAACTTAAACAAGTGGTGAGAACTTACACTCAGCAAAGAAGTTTTGGCGTGGTGAATATGAGAAAAGAAAGGGTAAACTCTGATAAGAAGCCTAAGTTCTACGATGTAGAGAACTTAGCCCTCACAGCAGTTTATCACGACGACTATTACAGAGACATCTACACCAAGAAAAACTACCGACAAAATCTAAAGGCTTATATAGACTACAACTATAACTTTAAACCTTGGGTAATAAAACCGTTCAACAAAGTTATAAGTGATACTGCTAAGATAGTTCCTTATGTAAAATGGATTAAAGAGTTCAATATCAACCCTATCCCAACTCGTTTTTCTTTCAGAACAGAGCTAGATAGAAATTATAGCGAACTAGAGTTTAGAAATATTGAAGCCCTACTCAATGGCAATGGTTCTCAAAACTTTGATGTTCTTAAAAACAGAAATTTCTTCTTTGGTTGGCAGTATAACCTAGGATTTAATTTCACTAAGTCTTTCAAAGCCGAAATATTCTCTGCCACTAGAACTCTTAACGATGACTGGGCAGTAAATACTATGGACACCAGATCTATCTTCCAAAATCCGTTTAAAGTGGGACGACCTGTACTCTATAACCACAGAATACAATTTAATTACCGTTTGCCTTTTGAACACTTCCCTTACCTAGATTTCATCAATGCAGAGTTAGGCTATGGGCTGCAATACAATTGGAATGCAAGGTCTACTGTACTTCTTAATAGTGCTAATGGAAATCTAGGAAATGTAGCTCAAAACACCAATAATAAGGTAGCCACTGCTTCGGTGGACATTCCTTTGTTGTTAGGAAAGTTTAAATATTTTAAAAAGTTAGACTCTATCCGACAAGGAAGAAATAGAGAAATAGACTCGCTTAATCAGGTTTATGAAAAGGCTTTTGCTAATGAAAATAGCCGTAAGAGATTTAAGTTTAAGTCTTATAGATTTAAAAATCAATTATCTTTAACTCAGAAAGTAATGTCGGCTTTAACTTCCATTAAGCAAGCTAACCTTAATTTTAATGAAAATAACGGAACCGTACTTCCTGGGATACTTTCAGAACCGAACTTTTTTGGTATAGGACGAAGAGGATTTGGAGGACCTACCAGTGGTTTCCTACTAGGCTCTCAGGCTGACATTAGAAGACTCGCCGTAGAAAATAATTGGGTTACTCAGTCAGAGTATCTTAACGACCCTTATACCCAAATGAGCAATAGAAATGTTACGGCTAATATCGTTATAGAGCCTATAAAGAATTTGAGGGTAGATGTTAACTTCCTTCAAACTTATAATAAAATGCTCACTCACGGCGGATTTAATATAGACTTAGATGGCAATCGTGCCAATGGTATACAATTCTCTTTTGCTAACGAGATGATAAGCTACTCTAACACAGAGTTCCTACTAGGTACTACTCTAAAAAATAGCACAGACATCTTTAACGATATTAAAGCTAGAGCTAGAGAGTTTTCTAGACTTAATAGTGGTAACTTGATGACTGACGGTTTCGTGGAGGGCTATAGTATTGCCAACACTTATGTTTTGGTTCCTGCATTCCGCTCTGCGTTATCAGGGAAATCAGTTTCTATGAAAAACCCTACTCGCCCTAACTTCCCGTTACCTAACTGGCGACTTACTTACTCTGGGCTTAGAAACATTCCATTTATCAACAGTCAGTTTGAGAAGTTTGATATACAGCATGCCTACACTTCTACCTATACAGCTACAGGAATACAGTCTAATATAGATTATTATAACAATCCTAATGCTCTAGATGTAAGAGGCAATAGACTGAATCCTTATGTATTTTCTCAAGCTATGTTTGTAGAAGAGTTTGCTCCTTTTGTAGGTGCTGATGTTACTATGAGAAACCACATGCAGTTTAGAGCTCACTACAACAGAAATAGAATGTTTTTACTAGGCTTAGTAAACCAAACCTTAACCGAAGATTCTGGCTCTGAGTATGTGCTTGGTTTTGGATATATTTTAAAAGATTTAAAACTAAAACTAAGATATAAAGGTAAATCAAAAGATATTAAGAGCGACCTTAATGTTCGTGCCGATTTCTCGTTGAGGGACAACAAAACATCTATCATCAATATCTTAAAAGATGATGCTCAAGTAACGGGAGGACAGCGTTTACTAGGCATAAAAGTATCTGCGGATTACAATATGTCACAAAACTTTAATATTCGTTTCTTCTACGACCAACTGATGACGAAGTACAAAATTTCTACGGCATTCCCACTATCTACTGTTAGAGCAGGATTATCCGCCACATTTACCTTTGGAGGAAACGGAATGTAA
- the ruvA gene encoding Holliday junction branch migration protein RuvA, giving the protein MIYSLRGIVQELSPTHLVIETGGIGYFVSVSVNTSKHFSIGKESLIYTQQIIREDAHLLYGFSELKEKEMFNLLISVNGVGPASAMIMLSSLELREIAQAILSGNSAVLQKVKGIGTKTAQRIIIDLKDKVLHFGADESDISTVIDNKVKEESLSALEVLGIPKKMSEKLADKILKQNPEIQTEDLVKQILKNI; this is encoded by the coding sequence ATGATTTATTCTCTACGAGGTATCGTTCAGGAGCTTAGCCCAACCCATTTAGTTATAGAAACTGGCGGCATAGGCTACTTTGTAAGCGTTAGTGTAAACACTTCTAAACACTTCTCCATTGGGAAAGAATCTTTAATCTACACACAGCAAATCATTCGAGAAGACGCTCACTTATTGTACGGCTTTTCGGAGCTAAAAGAGAAAGAAATGTTTAACCTACTTATTTCTGTAAATGGTGTAGGACCAGCCTCTGCTATGATTATGCTTTCCTCACTAGAATTAAGAGAAATAGCACAAGCCATACTCTCTGGCAATAGTGCTGTATTACAAAAAGTAAAGGGTATAGGCACTAAAACTGCACAACGAATTATCATTGATTTAAAGGATAAAGTACTACATTTTGGAGCAGATGAATCTGATATTTCTACCGTTATTGATAATAAAGTGAAAGAAGAATCGTTATCTGCATTAGAAGTTTTAGGAATCCCTAAAAAAATGTCAGAAAAATTAGCAGACAAAATTTTGAAACAAAATCCAGAAATTCAAACGGAAGATTTAGTAAAACAAATTTTGAAAAATATTTAA
- a CDS encoding RagB/SusD family nutrient uptake outer membrane protein: protein MKLNKLKTLALASLLLGSVSCQRYLDEPQPTNEISPSLVFASIENAEANLTGITSLLRGDNETYISTTVDATNLGSVYFARTVRGEDFIVPSNWFAGDYSNTNRISIYRRAKFTWEYFYKIIRQCNEFIDGVNKSSNIADTQKKSLIARAKVLRALSYFEVVQDFQLGYKYAKDLPAVPIYSSYSTKAQPLSTTGEVYNFITNDLETALPDLSYSRISKAFVNKQVAYAIAARVYQVKENWQKAAEYAKLAYGGTVSSALNAAEYAEGFKKLDSQEWILGYGQQAGQSITWSQAPHSFTDLSFENDGYSNTYVSKSLYDLFSDTDVRKLFDVNPSVNNHTKYSTYKFTFNKDASACPYIRTSEMILIEAEARYRLGQESHAKDLLFQLQQNRDPKAVKSANTGEELFEEILIERRKELYGEIGVELYDARRLSLTLKRSSWHQVPLSFKANDTKIIYQYPQQEIDSNPFVPSDINKDR from the coding sequence ATGAAACTAAATAAATTAAAAACTTTAGCTCTAGCTTCTCTACTACTAGGAAGCGTCTCTTGCCAGAGATATTTGGACGAACCTCAACCCACAAACGAAATTAGCCCAAGCCTAGTTTTTGCAAGTATAGAAAACGCAGAAGCTAACCTTACAGGAATCACAAGCCTTCTAAGAGGAGATAACGAAACCTATATCAGTACAACCGTAGATGCTACAAATTTAGGAAGCGTTTATTTCGCAAGAACAGTTAGAGGAGAGGATTTCATCGTTCCCAGCAACTGGTTTGCGGGGGACTATTCTAATACCAATAGAATAAGTATTTACCGTAGAGCTAAATTCACATGGGAATATTTTTACAAAATCATTCGCCAGTGCAATGAGTTTATAGACGGTGTTAATAAAAGTTCTAACATAGCTGATACTCAAAAAAAATCTCTTATTGCTAGAGCAAAAGTACTCCGTGCATTATCTTATTTTGAAGTTGTGCAAGACTTTCAGCTAGGATATAAGTACGCAAAAGACCTTCCTGCAGTTCCTATCTATAGCAGCTATAGTACAAAAGCTCAACCTCTAAGTACTACTGGAGAAGTTTATAATTTCATTACTAACGATTTAGAAACAGCTTTACCAGATCTTTCATATAGTAGAATATCCAAAGCTTTTGTAAACAAACAGGTTGCTTATGCTATCGCCGCTAGAGTGTATCAAGTAAAAGAGAACTGGCAAAAAGCCGCAGAATATGCAAAATTAGCTTATGGAGGAACCGTCAGCTCTGCACTTAATGCTGCAGAATACGCCGAAGGTTTCAAAAAATTAGACTCACAAGAATGGATACTAGGTTATGGGCAACAAGCAGGACAGTCTATCACATGGTCTCAAGCACCGCATTCTTTTACAGATTTATCTTTTGAGAATGATGGTTACAGTAATACCTATGTCAGCAAATCTCTATATGACTTGTTCTCTGATACAGATGTAAGAAAACTATTTGATGTAAATCCTTCTGTAAATAACCATACTAAATATAGTACTTATAAGTTTACTTTCAATAAAGATGCATCAGCGTGTCCTTACATCAGAACTTCAGAAATGATTTTAATAGAAGCCGAAGCAAGATACAGACTAGGACAGGAAAGCCATGCTAAGGACTTATTATTCCAATTACAACAAAATAGAGACCCTAAAGCCGTAAAATCTGCTAATACAGGAGAAGAACTTTTTGAAGAAATTCTTATAGAAAGAAGAAAAGAACTTTATGGTGAAATAGGGGTAGAGCTCTATGATGCTAGAAGATTATCCCTTACTTTAAAGAGATCTTCATGGCACCAAGTCCCATTATCTTTTAAGGCAAATGACACTAAAATCATTTACCAATATCCTCAGCAAGAGATAGACTCTAACCCTTTTGTTCCTTCTGATATAAACAAAGACAGATAA